Below is a window of Flavobacterium cyclinae DNA.
AGGAAACTCAAGTGTAGCTACTGTTCCAACCTTATTTGACTTAATGATGAAAGGTCAATTAGAAAATCAAGAACTAAACAAAGGTGATGTAATTTTATTTGCATCGGTTGGAGCCGGTATGAACATTAATGCAATTGTATATCAGATGTAAAAAAGTTGGAAGTTGGAAGTTGGAAGTTGGAAGAAAAAAGTAAATTTGTACACCAATTTTTATTTCAATGTACGAAAACACATATCCGAGTAAGCGATTCAATATCACTTTAGATTTTCTAAAAAAACATATTTCAACTTCAGAAACCATTTTTGATTTAGGAGTTCCAAATCCTTTTTCAAAAATTATGGTAGAAAATGGGTATACAGTTATCAACACTAAAGGAGAAGACATCGACAACGATCAATCAGCACTTCAAAATGAAAATTATGATGTGTTTACTGGTTTTGAAATTTTCGAACATTTACTAAATCCTTATACAGTTTTACAAAACGTAAAAGCTGATAAAATTTTAATCTCGATACCTTTACGTTTGTGGTTTTCTTCTGCGTATAGAAGTAAAACCGATATGTGGGACCGTCATTATCATGAATTTGAAGATTGGCAATTGGATTGGCTTTTAGAAAAAGCAGGATTTAAAATAGTGGACCGAGTGAAATTTACACATCCAGTTAAGAAGTTAGGTTTTAGACCATTGTTGAGATGGTTTACCCCGAGATATTATTTGGTTTACGCAGAAAGAGTGACTAGTAATTAGCAAATAGTGATTAGTCAAATGAAATACTATATTATCATTCCGGCCTATAACGAAGAAGCTTTTATGAGCTTAACTTTACAATCGTTAGTTGAACAAACCGTTTTACCAACAAAAATTGTGGTTGTGAATGATAATTCTACCGATAAAACTCCGGAAATTGTTTCTGAATTTGCTTCCAAATACCCATTTATAACTTTAGTGAATAAAAAATCGGATGCGATTCATTTACCTGGAAGTAAAGTAATTCAGGCATTTCATGAAGGAGAAAAAAATATTGATGACAATTACGATATCATCGTAAAAGTAGATGCCGATTTGATTTTTCCTAAGAACTATTTTGAAACCATCATTAATCACTTTCAATCCGATGATAAAATTGGAATGGTTGGAGGCTTTTGTTACATCGAAAAAAACGGCAATTGGGTTTTAGAAAACTTGACCGATAAAGATCACATTCGTGGTGCCTTAAAAGCGTATCGAAAAGAAACCTTCAAACAAATTGGTGGACTAAAATCGCAAATGGGTTGGGATACCGTTGACGAATTACTTTGTAAATTTTACAATTGGAAAGTGGTAACTGATGAAAGTTTACACGTAAAACATCTAAAACCCACTGGAGCAAGCTACAACCAAGCCGCTAGATTCAAACAAGGTGAAGCATTTTATACCTTAGGATATGGATTCTTCATCACAGCAGTTGCTTCCTTAAAATTAGCTATGCGAAAAGGAAAACCTTTATTGTTTTTAGATTATATCAAAGGGTTTTGGAAAGCCAAAAGAGAAAACAAAACCATGTTAGTTACTCCTGAACAAGCTAAATTCGTTAGAAAATATCGTTGGCAGAAGATGAAAGAGAAGTTATTTTAATCTTTTCCATAAAAATATAGTATTTTTACTGCATACTAGAAACTGATTACTGAATACTGAATAAAATGATGCTCATTCGCTACTTATCGCAAATAGGAAAATATTTCATTATGTTGAAAGAAATTTTCAACAAACCAACCAAATGGTCGGTAATGAAACAACTTATATTCAAAGAAGTTGATGATTTAATTATTGGATCATTAGGAATTGTTTCTTTTATATCCTTCTTCGTTGGTGGTGTTGTGGCTATTCAAACAGCATTAAACTTAACAAATCCTTTGATTCCAAAATTTTTGATCGGTTTTGCAACTCGTCAATCGGTGATTTTAGAGTTTGCTCCTACATTTATCTCGATTATTATGGCAGGTAAAATGGGCTCGTTCATAACCTCTAGTATTGGTACTATGCGTGTAACTGAACAAATAGATGCGTTAGAAGTAATGGGAGTTAACTCCTTAAATTATTTGGTTTTCCCAAAGATGATTGCATTACTTTTATATCCATTTGTTATTGGATTGAGTATGTTTTTAGGTGTTTTTGGAGGTTGGATGGCGGCCGTTTATGGTGGTTTTACGACTAGTTTTGAATTTACTACTGGATTACAAACCGAATTTATTCCTTTCCATATAACATATGCTTTTATAAAAACAGTTGTTTTTGCTTTATTATTAGCTACAATTCCTTCTTTTCATGGATATTACATGAAAGGGGGTGCTTTAGAAGTTGGAAAGGCAAGTACCGTTTCTTTTGTTTGGACATCCGTTGTCATTATTTTAATGAACTTTATATTAACCCAACTCCTATTGAGCTAATGATTGAAGTAAAAGACATTATAAAAAAGTTTGGTGAACAAACCATTTTAAAAGGTGTTTCCACTCGCTTTGAGGCAGGAATGACCAATCTTATCATTGGACAAAGTGGATCGGGAAAAACAGTTTTCTTAAAATCTCTTTTAGGATTACACACACCTGATAGCGGAACAATATCATTTGATGGCAGAATTTATTCGGAACTTTCAAATGATGAAAAACGAAATTTAAGAACAGAAATCGGGATGGTATTTCAAGGCAGTGCTTTGTTTGACGGAATGACTGTTGAAGAAAATATAGGATTCCCATTAAAAATGTTCTCCAATAAATCACCAAAAGAGATAAAAGAACGTGTTGATTTTGTAATCGACAGAGTACATTTAGTAAACGCACATCACAAGCGCCCTTCTGAAATTTCAGGTGGAATGCAAAAACGTGTGGCGATTGCTAGAGCAATTGTGAACAATCCAAAATATCTTTTTTGTGACGAACCTAACTCAGGTTTAGACCCTAAAACAGCTATTGTTATCGATAATTTGATTCAGGAAATTACTGAAGAATACAACATTACTACTGTTATTAATACGCACGATATGAATTCGGTGATGGAAATTGGTAAAAAAATTGTATTCTTAAAAAACGGCCTTCTAGAATGGGAAGGAAGTAATAAAGAAATCTTCAAAACCGATAATGAAGCCGTTACCGATTTTGTTTATTCATCTGAATTATTTAAACGCGTTAGAAAAATGTATTTAGAAGACGATGTTAATTAGTAACAATCACTTTTTCATTTTTCATTTTTTTTCGCAACCAATTTTGAAGTCGAATATTTTCTGAAGCTTTGCTTTTTTCCTTACTATTCTTTTTCCATGTAACTTTAAATGTTGGAATAGTATCAGTATTATAAAAGTCAGTTGAAATTACATTAGCATAAGAAACGCTTTCAATATCGTCTTGTAAAGCTTTCATTTCTTCTGTTATTTCAGAAAAAGGAAATAACTTATCATTGTTGGCTTGCAATTGTGTTTTTAATTCAAATATTTCTTTTTCTTTTTCTAATAATTCTTGACTCTTTTTTACTAGTAACTGCTGATTGGACAAAAATGAATTTTCTATTTCATTTATTTTAGAAATAGTCTCCAAATTTTCCGCATCTTGAAGCACCTTAAAATCACACCCATCATATCCTAAAGTCTTCATTTGCGATTTGAATTGTTCAATATCTAATTTTGTAATGCTTTTTCCCACAACGGCAAAACTAATTTGCTTGTTCTCAAAATCTTTATGAACATCTAACACTAAAATTCCTTTTTCTGTTCTTAAATTTTTTATTAACCCATCTGCTTTTTGATTAAAATCAGACTTTTTATATAATTGATAAAACATAAAAATACTAGGAACCAATATGGCAAATGCTAAAATTGAAATGAATTGTGAAATTCTTTTTCTTCGTTTAGAATTGGCATAAGCTTCATAAGGAAATTTCAAAAAACGAACTACAATAAAAGTGGCACTAGCAATGAAAATTGTATTAATAGAAAATAAAAACAAAGCTCCTCTAAAAAAATCCCACTTAGCAGTTGCTAAACCATAACCTGCAGTACAAAGAGGCGGCATCAAAGCCGTAGCAATTGCCACACCAGCAATGGTATTTATTGATTTATTTTGTCGGCTCAAAGCCACGATTAAGGCCAAACCTCCTGTAAGCGCAATTATTACATCTCTTACATCTGGAAATGTTCTCGCTAAAAGCTCTGGTGTTTCATTTTGAAAAATAGGAATACTAAAAAACAAAAATGAGGTTAGTAAACTTAAAATTACCATTACCCCAAAATTCTTAATTGCTTTTTTAAATAAATCAATATCATTAATTCCAAGGGAAAGTCCCATTCCTAAAATAGGTCCCATTAATGGAGAAATTAACATAGCTCCAATTACAACTGCTGTTGAACTCGTATTTAATCCGGTAGAAGCCACTAAAATAGAAAAAATCAAAACCCATGCATTTTGACCTTTCATATCCACACCAGCCTTAATATCTTCTATTGTAGCAGAACGATTGGTGTCGTGTGAAATATCAAACGTGTCTTTTAGAAATAACTTAATTTTACTTACTATTTCTTGCCATGAATTTTGAGTAGTATTTTCCATTTTTTAACTAGTAATTTTAGATACAATCTTTTTGATATCTTGTTCTTTATTTTTTGGATAAATCAACAACACATCTTCTTTATCTACAATTATATAATCGGTTAAGCCATCAATTACAACCAATTTTTTTCCTTCAGTTCTAATTATATTATTGGTAGCATTCTCTAAATAAACCGATGCATTTACTACAGCATTTTCTTGCTCGTCTTTTGGTAATTTATCGTACAAAGAACCCCAAGTTCCCAAATCATTCCAATCGAAGGTAGCGGGTAAAACATAAACATTTTGTGCTTTTTCCAAAATTGCATAATCCACTGAAATATTTTGCGCTAAAGGATAATTCTCTTTAATAAAAACTTCTTCTTGAGTGGTATTAAAAGCATCATACCCTTTCATAAAATGATCATACATAATAGGCTGAAACTCTTCGTAAGCATTTAATACAGTTTTTACACTCCACACAAAAATTCCTGCATTCCAAAGAAAATTTCGACTTTGAATAAACTTTCTTGCGGTTGCGTAATCTGGTTTTTCTCGAAACTGTTTTACTTTTTTTATCGGTCTTGAATCTAATTTATCGTATTCTATATATCCATATCCTGTATTAGCGAATGTAGGCAAAATCCCTAATGTCATTAAGTTTTCATCGCGCTCACAAAAATCAAAAGCATACTGAAGATTAGAACAAAACTGTACCTCATCTTCAATCCAATGATCTGAAGGTGCCACCACCATTATGGCGTCTGGATTTTGTTTTTTAATTTTTAATGATGCATATAAAATACAAGGCGCAGTATTTCTCATTGCTGGTTCTAAAACAATTTGCTCTTGCTGAATCATAGGCAATTGTTCTAAAACAATATCGTTGTAAACTTCATTTGTCAAAATCAAAATATTTTCTTTTGGAATAATTTGAGACAATCGAGTAAACGTTTTTTGAATTAACGTTTCGCCTGTTCCTAACATATCGTGAAATTGTTTAGGAAATTCTGTTGTACTAACTGGCCAAAAACGAGAACCAACTCCACCAGCCATTATAATTGCGTAATAATTTTTATTCATCTAGTCTTAAATCTTAATCGTTAATCTTCAAATTGAAATTAACTTGGCAACAATTCTACTTCAGCATTCGGTTGAAATAAATACAATCGTCCAGAACTCACTTCTAAACATTCATATCGTTTTACTCGTAATGCTATTTTCTTAAATATCTTTCCATTATGGATTCTAAAATAACTCCCCATCGGAATTTCAAAGATATAATTTTTATCGGTTTCCTTTTGGTCAAATTGTTTTAATGCGATAGCCAACTTGGCATCGGTATCACTACTGGCTTTTGGATTTCTAAAATGTTTAGCAAGTAATGGCAACAATTGATGTGGAAAAATTTCAGGCCTAATAAATGGCACCATCAACCGTTGAAAGGTCAATTTCCATTCTTCACCATGTGGCTTTATGTGTCGGCCATATTTTTCAAACGCCACTAAATGTGCAATTTCATGAATTAGTGTAATTAAAAATCTGTATTTATTCAAACTAGCATTCACGGTAATCAAATGAAAGCCTTGCGCATCTTTTCGATAATCACCATGACGCGTTTGGCGTTCGTTTACAATTTTAAGATGCACATGATTGGCTTTGATTAACTCAAAACAATGTTGAACTGCGTGTTCAGGAAGGTATTTTTGTAAAATAGTGATCAATTATTATTAATTTTTACGATTTGCATATATTTATCATCTAACGATATTAAAGAACTATCTTTACCAAAAAAATACTGAGTACCAAAACTTTTATTTACCAATACTGAATCAAATTCTGAAAAAGTTAAAGTATCTTTTATAACTTTAAATTTACCACAAATAATATTATTATTCTCAATCTCTTTTATTTCAAAAACACAAGTACCATCTTTGTAAAGATAAATTTTATCATCGGTACCATAATATATATTTTTTCCTTTATAAAACTCTTTTTTCCATAAAAATGGCTTATCAACATTTGAAACACCATAAACCAAAAGAACAATAAACAACCCAAGTAAAATTGAAGGAATATAATCTATTCTTTTATTGAACTTTATTAAATAATAAAGATCTTTTATTAGTAAAGTGAAAAATACAATAAAAAATAAAAGAAATGAAAACACAACAATTATTCCTTGAGTTATTCCAATTGAGTAACTACTAAAGTGAAAATATTGTTTAACTCCTAAAAAAAGAAAAAAACATAAAATAAAGTAAATAAATTTTCTATTCAATTTTTAAATATTTTCTATGGCGTTGAAGATGAAACCTGCAATACTTTTCCGTTATAATATTTGTTTCCAGTTAAAGCGAAATTAAAAATATAATCCGCCATTTCTTTTGCTGAAAGTGGCGCTTCGTAGCCTGGAAAAGCTTCTTGTAACATTTCGGTATTAACCGCTCCAAGAGCTAAAACATTGAATGAAATTCCTTGTTCTTTGTATTCTTCGGCTAATAATTCTGATAACGTAATTACCGCGCCTTTACTTGATGAATAAGCGGCTAAACCAGCGAATTTCATACTGCCTTGAATTCCACCCATTGAACTTATTGTTACCACATGACTTCCTTTTTCCATGAATGGAATACAGATTTTTGTTAATTCGGCAACAGCAAAAACATTGACTTTATAAATGTTTTGGAATTCTTCTGAAGTAATTTGTGTGAATTGTTTATGCAACAAACTTCCTGCGTTGTGAATTAAAACATCAACTTTTTTCCAAGTATGATTGATGAATTTTTCTACTTGAAGCAATTCTTCTGGATTTGAAATATCAATTGACAAACACGAAATATTTGGATTTTCGATTAATTCTTTTGGTGTTTTTCGGGAAATGGCCAACACTTGATGTCCAGCATTAGCAAACTGCAAGGCTAATTCATAACCTATTCCACGAGAAGTTCCCGTTATGATTATATTTTTATTTTTCATTTAATTTGATTTCTTTTTTAGGAGCATTTATCATTTTTTCCAAAACTGGAATGGTTTTCGAAATTACTGACGTCATGTGCTTTGTATCCATCAATTCAAACTCATCATCTGGTTGGTGATAGAATTCAAAGTTTTCAAAATCAAAAGTGGATACCGTTTGAGCAGGCACATTAAATTCAGTAAAAAATGGATAGTTATCAGAGGCTCTGAACAGCATATATTTTGTTTCTATTGGTAAATATCCCACTAACTTTTCACCCGCATACTCATTCATTGTAGATGCCATGTTTGTTTTACCAAAACCAGTCAAATAAAAATCCATTCCCTTATCTTTCATTGGCACACCTATCATTTCGAAATTGAACATGAAATACAAATCCATTTTTTGCTCTTTCAATTTAGCAGCCAAATGTTTTGAACCTAAAAGTCCTTTTTCTTCTGCTGAAAAGAAAACAAATAGAATACTTCTTTTATTATTTTTAAATTTCGCAAAATATTTCGCTACTTCGGTTACTGCAGTTGTACCTGATGCATTATCATTAGCTCCATTTCCAATATCATCTCCATTAAACGCTTTTATTCTGCCAATATGATCATAATGCGCACCAATAATAACAAATTCATTTTTTAATGTTTTATCTGTTCCTTCAAGATAACCCACCACATTATATGCTGGCTTATCAAAATTTGACAAAGTATCGCGATAGGATTTAAAATACGGTTGTATACCGTTTTCTTTCAAAAGGGTTTCTAAATAAACTGCTGCTTTTTCAATTCCTTGACTTCCAGTATTTCTTCCTTCTAACTCATCTGAAGTTAAATAGGACAAAGTTTTGATGACATTTTCTTCAGCAACTTGATAATTTGCATTTGAAAAATTTTTAGAAGCAACATTGGTTTGTGCATGTAATGACAATCCAACGAAAGAAATTAGGAATAAAATCTTTTTCATAGTGTTTAGTTTTAGTAAAAATAAAAAAATCCCGACGCAAATCGGGATTCAGTATGATAAATTTAACACTTATTATGCTAACATCGTTACTGGATTTTCCATAAACGCTTTAAACGTTTGTAAGAATTGAGCTCCAGTAGCTCCGTCCACTGTTCTGTGGTCGCAAGCTAAAGTAACTGTCATTGTGTTTCCAACAACAATTTGTCCATTTTTAACTACTGGTTTTTGAATAATAGCACCAACAGATAAAATAGCAGAATTTGGTTGATTAATAATCGATGTAAACGATTGAATTCCAAACATTCCTAAGTTAGAAATGGTGAATGTACTTCCTTCCATTTCTGCAGGTTGAATTTTCTTCGCTTTAGCTCTTCCAGCCATATCTTTTACAGAAGCTCCAATTTGAGACAAACTCATTTGGTCTGTAAACTTTAATACAGGAACTACTAAACCATCTTCAACAGCAACAGCAACTCCAATATTTACATGGTGATTTAAAACCATGGCATCTTCTCTCCATTGCGAATTCACTTGTGGATGTTTTTTCAATGCCATTGCACTTGCTTTGATTACCATATCATTGAAAGAAACTTTCATATCAGGTAATCCGTTAATCATATTTCTTGAAGCAATTGCATTATCCATGTCTAACTCTATAGTTAAATAGTAATGTGGAGCTGTAAATTTAGATTCTGCCAAACGTCTCGCAATGGTTTTACGCATTTGCGAATTTTTGATTTCTTCTTGGAACACTTCTCCGGCAGGTACAAATGGCTTAACTGCAGCAACAGCATTTGTAGCTTCTGCAACAGCTTGAGATGGAGTTGCAACGGCAGATGGAGTGAAATTCTCAACATCTGATTTTACAATTCTTCCATTTTCACCTGAACCTTTTACTTGAGATAAATTAATTCCTTTTTCTTGAGCAATTTTCTTAGCCAATGGAGAAGCAAAAACTCTACCACTAGCATTTGCAACTGGT
It encodes the following:
- a CDS encoding mannose-1-phosphate guanylyltransferase, which encodes MNKNYYAIIMAGGVGSRFWPVSTTEFPKQFHDMLGTGETLIQKTFTRLSQIIPKENILILTNEVYNDIVLEQLPMIQQEQIVLEPAMRNTAPCILYASLKIKKQNPDAIMVVAPSDHWIEDEVQFCSNLQYAFDFCERDENLMTLGILPTFANTGYGYIEYDKLDSRPIKKVKQFREKPDYATARKFIQSRNFLWNAGIFVWSVKTVLNAYEEFQPIMYDHFMKGYDAFNTTQEEVFIKENYPLAQNISVDYAILEKAQNVYVLPATFDWNDLGTWGSLYDKLPKDEQENAVVNASVYLENATNNIIRTEGKKLVVIDGLTDYIIVDKEDVLLIYPKNKEQDIKKIVSKITS
- a CDS encoding M28 family metallopeptidase, which gives rise to MKKILFLISFVGLSLHAQTNVASKNFSNANYQVAEENVIKTLSYLTSDELEGRNTGSQGIEKAAVYLETLLKENGIQPYFKSYRDTLSNFDKPAYNVVGYLEGTDKTLKNEFVIIGAHYDHIGRIKAFNGDDIGNGANDNASGTTAVTEVAKYFAKFKNNKRSILFVFFSAEEKGLLGSKHLAAKLKEQKMDLYFMFNFEMIGVPMKDKGMDFYLTGFGKTNMASTMNEYAGEKLVGYLPIETKYMLFRASDNYPFFTEFNVPAQTVSTFDFENFEFYHQPDDEFELMDTKHMTSVISKTIPVLEKMINAPKKEIKLNEK
- a CDS encoding SDR family NAD(P)-dependent oxidoreductase, whose protein sequence is MKNKNIIITGTSRGIGYELALQFANAGHQVLAISRKTPKELIENPNISCLSIDISNPEELLQVEKFINHTWKKVDVLIHNAGSLLHKQFTQITSEEFQNIYKVNVFAVAELTKICIPFMEKGSHVVTISSMGGIQGSMKFAGLAAYSSSKGAVITLSELLAEEYKEQGISFNVLALGAVNTEMLQEAFPGYEAPLSAKEMADYIFNFALTGNKYYNGKVLQVSSSTP
- a CDS encoding class I SAM-dependent methyltransferase, giving the protein MYENTYPSKRFNITLDFLKKHISTSETIFDLGVPNPFSKIMVENGYTVINTKGEDIDNDQSALQNENYDVFTGFEIFEHLLNPYTVLQNVKADKILISIPLRLWFSSAYRSKTDMWDRHYHEFEDWQLDWLLEKAGFKIVDRVKFTHPVKKLGFRPLLRWFTPRYYLVYAERVTSN
- a CDS encoding pyruvate dehydrogenase complex dihydrolipoamide acetyltransferase codes for the protein MAQIITMPRLSDTMTEGVVATWLKKVGDTIKTGDILAEIETDKATMEFESFHDGVLLHIGIQEGESAPVDSLLAIIGKEGEDVSALLSGGTAVETKEEKVAEEAKPTSAAVEIPAGVKVVTMPRLSDTMTTGTVATWLKKVGDTVKEGDILAEIETDKATMEFESFNAGTLLYIGVQEGDSAPVDTILAILGPAGTDVSGIAANYKVGAVVDTEAPKVEEKAVAQVEASSVQAPVANASGRVFASPLAKKIAQEKGINLSQVKGSGENGRIVKSDVENFTPSAVATPSQAVAEATNAVAAVKPFVPAGEVFQEEIKNSQMRKTIARRLAESKFTAPHYYLTIELDMDNAIASRNMINGLPDMKVSFNDMVIKASAMALKKHPQVNSQWREDAMVLNHHVNIGVAVAVEDGLVVPVLKFTDQMSLSQIGASVKDMAGRAKAKKIQPAEMEGSTFTISNLGMFGIQSFTSIINQPNSAILSVGAIIQKPVVKNGQIVVGNTMTVTLACDHRTVDGATGAQFLQTFKAFMENPVTMLA
- a CDS encoding MlaE family ABC transporter permease; this translates as MMLIRYLSQIGKYFIMLKEIFNKPTKWSVMKQLIFKEVDDLIIGSLGIVSFISFFVGGVVAIQTALNLTNPLIPKFLIGFATRQSVILEFAPTFISIIMAGKMGSFITSSIGTMRVTEQIDALEVMGVNSLNYLVFPKMIALLLYPFVIGLSMFLGVFGGWMAAVYGGFTTSFEFTTGLQTEFIPFHITYAFIKTVVFALLLATIPSFHGYYMKGGALEVGKASTVSFVWTSVVIILMNFILTQLLLS
- a CDS encoding SprT-like domain-containing protein, producing MITILQKYLPEHAVQHCFELIKANHVHLKIVNERQTRHGDYRKDAQGFHLITVNASLNKYRFLITLIHEIAHLVAFEKYGRHIKPHGEEWKLTFQRLMVPFIRPEIFPHQLLPLLAKHFRNPKASSDTDAKLAIALKQFDQKETDKNYIFEIPMGSYFRIHNGKIFKKIALRVKRYECLEVSSGRLYLFQPNAEVELLPS
- a CDS encoding glycosyltransferase, coding for MKYYIIIPAYNEEAFMSLTLQSLVEQTVLPTKIVVVNDNSTDKTPEIVSEFASKYPFITLVNKKSDAIHLPGSKVIQAFHEGEKNIDDNYDIIVKVDADLIFPKNYFETIINHFQSDDKIGMVGGFCYIEKNGNWVLENLTDKDHIRGALKAYRKETFKQIGGLKSQMGWDTVDELLCKFYNWKVVTDESLHVKHLKPTGASYNQAARFKQGEAFYTLGYGFFITAVASLKLAMRKGKPLLFLDYIKGFWKAKRENKTMLVTPEQAKFVRKYRWQKMKEKLF
- a CDS encoding TIGR00341 family protein → MENTTQNSWQEIVSKIKLFLKDTFDISHDTNRSATIEDIKAGVDMKGQNAWVLIFSILVASTGLNTSSTAVVIGAMLISPLMGPILGMGLSLGINDIDLFKKAIKNFGVMVILSLLTSFLFFSIPIFQNETPELLARTFPDVRDVIIALTGGLALIVALSRQNKSINTIAGVAIATALMPPLCTAGYGLATAKWDFFRGALFLFSINTIFIASATFIVVRFLKFPYEAYANSKRRKRISQFISILAFAILVPSIFMFYQLYKKSDFNQKADGLIKNLRTEKGILVLDVHKDFENKQISFAVVGKSITKLDIEQFKSQMKTLGYDGCDFKVLQDAENLETISKINEIENSFLSNQQLLVKKSQELLEKEKEIFELKTQLQANNDKLFPFSEITEEMKALQDDIESVSYANVISTDFYNTDTIPTFKVTWKKNSKEKSKASENIRLQNWLRKKMKNEKVIVTN
- a CDS encoding ABC transporter ATP-binding protein translates to MIEVKDIIKKFGEQTILKGVSTRFEAGMTNLIIGQSGSGKTVFLKSLLGLHTPDSGTISFDGRIYSELSNDEKRNLRTEIGMVFQGSALFDGMTVEENIGFPLKMFSNKSPKEIKERVDFVIDRVHLVNAHHKRPSEISGGMQKRVAIARAIVNNPKYLFCDEPNSGLDPKTAIVIDNLIQEITEEYNITTVINTHDMNSVMEIGKKIVFLKNGLLEWEGSNKEIFKTDNEAVTDFVYSSELFKRVRKMYLEDDVN